One window of the Cryptomeria japonica chromosome 7, Sugi_1.0, whole genome shotgun sequence genome contains the following:
- the LOC131028917 gene encoding peroxidase 49, which yields MACILSKLVVVLVILAVHAACDSSGLDPNFYVNKCPTALEIVKSGVEKAVANEARMAASLLRLHFHDCFVQGCDGSVLLDDNATFTGEKTAVPNNNSLRGFEVVDDIKTQLEKACPLTVSCADILAIAARDSVVLSGGQWWTVQLGRRDSRSASLSGANQDLPAPNSTLQTLITKFKLQGLNQVDLVVLSGGHTIGMSRCVSFRQRLYGLNGDANPQNIDNNYLANLKSGCPSSGGDSNLSPLDDVTPTKFDNHYLKNVQSLKGLLISDQILYTKGQSTKNIVDYYAGDELLFMKQFAESMVKMGSIKPRTGSHGEIRQNCRRMN from the exons ATGGCTTGTATTTTGTCAAAGCTAGTTGTTGTTCTTGTGATTTTAGCAGTCCATGCAGCATGTGATAGTTCTGGGCTGGACCCCAATTTCTACGTCAACAAATGTCCCACCGCTCTGGAGATTGTAAAATCGGGTGTAGAAAAGGCAGTGGCGAACGAGGCCCGCATGGCAGCATCTTTGCTTCGCCTGCATTTCCACGATTGTTTTGTTCAG GGTTGTGACGGTTCGGTGTTGCTGGACGACAATGCCACATTCACAGGGGAGAAGACCGCAGTCCCAAACAACAATTCTCTCAGAGGATTTGAAGTCGTCGATGACATCAAAACTCAGTTGGAGAAGGCCTGCCCACTCACTGTCTCCTGTGCCGACATCCTCGCCATTGCAGCTCGGGACTCTGTAGTCCTG AGTGGAGGGCAGTGGTGGACTGTACAACTGGGAAGACGGGACTCGAGAAGCGCTAGCTTGAGCGGAGCAAATCAAGATCTTCCAGCGCCCAACTCCACTTTGCAGACTCTTATCACTAAATTCAAACTTCAGGGCCTTAACCAGGTTGACTTGGTTGTACTTTCAG GTGGTCACACCATCGGCATGTCACGATGCGTGAGCTTCAGGCAGAGACTGTACGGTCTTAATGGAGATGCCAACCCACAGAATATCGATAATAATTACTTGGCCAATTTGAAATCGGGCTGCCCGAGTTCAGGCGGAGATAGTAATTTATCTCCCTTGGATGATGTCACCCCCACGAAATTTGACAACCACTATTTGAAGAATGTGCAGAGTTTAAAGGGGCTCTTGATTTCTGATCAGATCTTGTATACCAAAGGGCAGTCTACCAAGAATATCGTGGATTACTATGCTGGTGACGAGCTGTTGTTTATGAAACAGTTTGCAGAGTCGATGGTGAAGATGGGCAGCATTAAACCGCGAACTGGATCCCACGGGGAGATCAGACAGAACTGCCGCCGAATGAATTGA